In the genome of Chelmon rostratus isolate fCheRos1 chromosome 24, fCheRos1.pri, whole genome shotgun sequence, one region contains:
- the LOC121627450 gene encoding methyltransferase N6AMT1-like, producing the protein MSSSRAANMSTSYPTPVYRHAGRGQFRDVYEPAEDSFLLIDALEKDAERLQLMSPCVCLEVGSGSGVVSAFLASVVGPSALYLCTDVNPAAAQCTAETASCNSVSLQPVITSLVECLLPRLSGKVDVLLFNPPYVVTPSEEVGGTGIEAAWAGGRRGREVTDRFLPLVAQLLSGKGLFYLITIAENDPEEIVRLLGQCGLRGESCLSTRAGNERLSVLRFHRSQQTQNCLK; encoded by the exons ATGTCCTCCAGCCGTGCAGCGAACATGTCGACAAGTTATCCCACACCTGTTTACCGACACGCCGGACGTGGACAGTTCCGGGACGTTTACGAGCCGGCGGAAGACTCTTTCCTGTTGATTGACGCCCTGGAGAAAGACGCCGAGCggctgcagctgatgag cccttgtgtgtgtctggaggtgGGCAGCGGCTCAGGAGTGGTGTCGGCATTTCTGGCATCGGTGGTCGGCCCTTCAGCTTTGTATCT TTGCACTGATGTGAATCCTGCAGCAGCGCAGTGCACAGCAGAGACGGCCTCCTGCAACAGCGTTTCACTGCAGCCTGTCATCACATCCCTG GTGGAGTGTCTTCTGCCCCGCCTTAGTGGTAAAGTGGACGTCCTACTCTTCAACCCTCCATACGTGGTCACACCTTCAGAAGAG GTTGGCGGCACGGGTATCGAGGCCGCCTGGGCCGGAGGGAGGCGAGGACGAGAGGTGACCGACAGATTTCTGCCCCTGGTAGCCCAGTTGCTCTCCGGTAAAGGGTTGTTTTACCTCATCACCATTGCTGAGAACGATCCTG AGGAGATCGTCCGTTTGCTGGGCCAGTGTGGTTTGAGGGGAGAGTCCTGCTTGTCTACAAGAGCTGGAAATGAGAGGCTGTCTGTCCTGCGCTTCCACAGGagccaacaaacacagaactgtCTCAAATAA